TCCGCCTCCTCGGCGGACGGGACGGTGATGAGGACGACCACCGCGCTCACGGCGCGACCGGGACGGAGGCGGCCGCGCGCATCACGAGACCAGCGTGGCGAAGCGGCCCGTGCATCGTTACACCGGCGTGGCGAAGCGCCGCGCGGCCAGGGTGAAGGCCTCCTCGGCCTCCCGGCCGCGCACCGCCAGGATGATCTCCCGCAGCGCCGTCCCCCGGTCGACGTGCGCGGCGATGACCTCGAGCATGGCCTGGGCCACCTGGTCGAAGGGCAGGCCCCCCACCCCCGTCCCCAGGGCCGGGAAGGCGATGGAGCGCAGCCCGTGCGCCTCCGCCAGCTCCAGGGCGGCGCGGGTGGCCCGCTGCACCGTCTCCAGGTCCGTCCGCAGGTCCGGGCCCATGGTGGCGGCGTGGATGACGTGGCGGGCCGGCAGCCGCCCCGCCCCGGTGAGTACCGCCTCCCCGGGGCGGATGGGCCCCCGGGCCACCGCCTCCTGCTCGATCTCCGGCCCTCCGGCGCGGCGGATCGCCCCCGCCACGCCGCCGCCCATGCGCAACGTGGCGTTGGCCGCGTTCACGATGGCGTCGACGGCCAGCGTGGTCAGGTCGGCCGGCTCCACGCGGATGCGGGTGGTGTGGCGGAGGACCTCCACAGTCGCTCGGGCGGCGCCGCGGGCCGCCCCTCAATCCTGCTCGCGCCACCAGTCGGGCGAGACGTCGCGCTCGCGCCGGAACTTCCGCACCGGCGGCGCCCCCCCGGCGCGCTCCTTGGCCACGCGGGCGCGCAGCGCCTCGTACTCCCGCAGGTCGGTGAGGACCTTGAGGGTGTTCCACACGGCATCGGCGATCTGCTCCCCGTCCTTCAGGAGCAGCTGGACGAGCGGCTCGATGACGCGCTTGTCGCGCATCCGGCCCAGGATCTTCACGGCCAGCCGCTTCACGTCCAGATCCTCGTCGTCCAGCGAGGTGATGAGCTGGTCGAGCGCCCCCTCCCCGAAGAGGGTGAAGAGCGCCTTGAGGGCGAAGCGGCGCACCTTGGGGCTGGGGTTCTCCAGGGCCGTGCGCAGCTGCTCGACGAGCTCCTCCCGCGGCCGCCCCACGAAGGCGTCCACCACCGCCCGGGGCAGGAAGATCTCCCGGTCGCCGTGGTGGGGGTCGGGGTGTTCGATGACCCCCCGCTCCTCCAGCCGGCTCAGCGTCGTGACGACGGCGTCCTGCATGGAGGGGTCGCGCAGGAAGAGGTCTACGAGCGGTTCCACCACCCGCCGGTCCCCCACGCGCCCCAGCACCGAGATGGCGGTCAGGCGCACGAACTGGTTCTCCTGCCCCAGGACCTCCAGGAGCGGCTCCACCGCGCGCGGGCCCATCTCCACCAGGATCTTCCACACCTGGGTGCCGATGCGCCGGCGCAGCGCCTTGTCCTCGAAGGCGGTCATGAGCGGCTTGACCGCGTCCGGCCCGATGCGCGCCAGGGCCTCGGTGGCGGCGTTCACCAGCGACCGCTCCCGGCGGGTGAGGACCCGGATGAGCCCCTCCACCGCCCCCTTGTCGCGCATGTCGCGCAGGCCGTTCACCGCCTGGAGGACCACCTGCTCCGAGCGGTCGGTCAGGGCGGTGCGCAGGGCCGCCATGGCCTCCGGGCCGCCGATGCGGCGCAGGGCGGCCACGGCGCTCTTGCGGACGTACTCGTCCGCGTCCTGGAGCGCCTCGGCCAGGGCCGGGACGCCCGCCGGGTCCTGCAGCCGGCCCAGGTGGTGGGCGGCGTCGCTGCGGAGGGTGACGTCCTGGCTCTTCAGCTGGCGGATGTAGCGCTGGAGCTCGTCGCTCGGCGCGCTCGTGGCCATCGTGACCTCCGATTCTGGACGGGAAAACCCTTATCCTGTTATACTACCGGCAATCCTGCGACGCCGCCAATGTGGCGGCCGCGGGTCGGCGCCCGACCCAGCATTCCGACGGAGGTGAGAGCGCCACGGTGGGCCATCATCGTTCCGACGCACCCCGCCCGCCTGCTCCCAATCCGGTTTCGCGTCCCGCCCCCAAGGACCCCGTGAAGTTCGCCCACGAGAGTGAACGGGAGTTCGCCCGGATCCTGGACTTCTACGGGATCCGCTGGGAGTACGAGCCCCGCGCCTTCCCCCTGGAGGTGGAGCCGGACGGGCGGGTCCTGGAGAGCTTCAGCCCCGATTTCTACCTCCCGGACTTCGACCTGTACATCGAGCTGACCACCCTCAAGCAGAGCCTGGTGACGCGCAAGAACCGCAAGATCCGGCGCTTCCGGGAACGCTACCCCCACATCCGCCTGAAGATCTTCTACGGCCGGAACTACCGCAGCCTCCTGGCCAAGTACGGGCTCTCCCCGGCCGGCGCCCGGGGCGGCGGGAGGTAGCGCCGCGGGGAGCGCCGCATGGCCGCCCGCCCCGCCCCCGACCGGGCTCCGTCCGCCCTGATCCCCCTCCCCCCGGAGCAGGCCGTCCGGGAGGTCCTCCTGACCGAAGCCCAGATCCAGCAGCGGGTCCGGGAGCTCGGCCAGGAGATCAGCCGGGACTACGCCGGGCTCGCCCCCATCCTGGTGACGGTGCTGAAGGGGGGCCTGTACTTCCTGGCCGACCTGAGTCGGGCGCTGACCATCCCGGTGGCACTCGACTTCATGGCCATCACCAGCTACGCCGCCCGCCCCGCTTCCGGCGTGGTGCGGCTGATCAAGGACCTGGACGAGGAGATCACCGGCCGCCACGTCATCCTCGTCGAGGACATCATCGACACGGGGCTCACGGCCGCCTACCTGCTGCGGACCCTCAGCGCCCGCGACCCCGCCTCCCTGCACATCTGTACCCTGCTCGAGCGCACCGCCCACCGCATCGTGGACACCCTGCCCATCCGGTACCGCGGCTTCACCATCCCCGACGTCTTCGTCGTGGGGTACGGGCTGGACTTCCGCCAGTGGTACCGGACGCTGCCCTACATCGGCGTCCTCAACGAGGCGCTCCTCCAGCCCTGAGCCTCCGGGGCCGCGGGGGTGGCGCCGACTCCGGCGGGGGGAGCGGCAGGCTGACCTCGACGACTGTCCCGCCTCCGTCGCGCGGCCGGGCCGCGATCGTTCCGCCGTGCTCGCGCACGATAGCCCGGGCCACGGCCAGCCCCAGCCCGGCCCCGCCCCGCCGGCCCGGCCCCTGGCGGAACGGCTCGAAGACGGCGTCCAGCAGCTCGGCCGGGATGCCCGGGCCGTCGTCCGCCACGGTGACGACCAGCCGCCCGTCCCGGACCGCCGCCGCCACCTCTACCCCCGTCCCCGCCGGGGTGTGCCGGGCCACGTTCTCCAGCAGGTTGGCCACCACCTGCTCGATGCGCCGGGGGTCGGCCAGCACGGGCGGGAGGCGGCGCGGGACGCGCACGGTGACCGGCCGGCCGGCCAGGCGGGGGGAGTGGGCGCGGACGACCGCGCGCAGCAGCGGGGCCAGGTCCACCCACTCCGGCTCGACGCGGAACCGCCCGGCGCTGATGGCGGTGAGGTCGAGCAGCTCGCCCACCATGGCCGAGAGGCGCTCGGCGTGCCGGCGGATGTCCTCCAGGAAGGCGCGGCGCTGCTCCGGCGCCCACTCCACGTCCTCCATCAGCAGGCTGGTGGCCTGGCCCAGGATCAGGGTGAGCGGCGTGCGCAGCTCGTGGGAGACCAGCATGAGGAACTCCTCCTTGGCCCGGTCGACGACGCGCAGGGGCCGGAGGTCCTCCAGGGTGACCACCGCCGCCACCGGCTCCCCCCGCTCGGCGCGGATGGGCGTGGTGGACATGAGCAGCGGCACCCGCTCCCCGGCCAGATCGACGAAGACCTCGACCCCGGCCACCGGCTCCCCCTGCACGAGAGTCCGGTAGAGGGGGCGGTCCTCGAAGCGGGCCGGCGCGCCACCGGGGGTGATCTGGTCGAAGAGGCCGGTGAGCTCGACGTAGGTCATCCCCACCTGGATGGCCTCGCCCAACAGGCGCCGCATCGCGGCGTTCACGAACCCCACCCGCCAGGAGGGGGCCTCCACCAGGCAGATGGCCGCCGGGACGGCGTCGAGGATGGCCCGCAGGACCGCTTCGCCGCCCTGAGGGGCGCGGGGCTGGGGGCGGGGCGGGGGCCGCCGCTCGTCCATGGGTGAGCCGTCCTCCGTCCGATGGAAATCCTCCCCGTGCGATGTTAATGTTGACCTGCCCGGCGGACAGGTCAAACCCCCGCAGTCGGTGACGACGCGAGTCGGTGACGACGCGCGGCCACCCAGGGAGGACCATGCAGCGGGAGACCATCCTGGTCGTCGACGACGACCCCGGGATCCTCGCCTTCATCAAGACCAACCTGCAGGCCCGCGGCTACCGTATCCTGACGGCCACGTCGGGCCCGGAAGCCCTGTCCGCCGCGGCCCTGGACGACCCCGACCTGGTCATCCTGGACCTCCTGATGCCGGACGTGGACGGGATGGAGGTGACGCGGGCGCTGCGCGAGCGCTCCACGGTCCCCATCATCGTGCTGAGCGCCCTGCAGCAGGACGTCACCAAGGTCCGTGCCTTGGAGCTGGGCGCCGACGACTACATGACCAAGCCCTTCAGCGTGGAGGAGCTGCTGGCCCGGGTGCACGCGGTGCTGCGCCGCGCCCGGGGGCGTCCGCAGCCACCCCGCGCCGTGGTGCGGGCCGGGGACCTGGAGATTGACTTCCCGCGCAGCCTGGTGCGCGTGCGCGGCCAGCCCATCCACCTGACGCCGACGGAGCGCCGCCTGCTCGAGGAGTTCGCCTCGCACCCGGGGAAGATCCTCAGCCACGCCACCCTGCTCACCCGGGTGTGGGGACAGGAGTACCAGAACGAGGCGCAGTACCTGCGGGTCTACATCCGCCGCCTGCGCCGCAAGATCGAGCGCGACCCCGACCGCCCCCAGGTCATCGTCACCGAGCCGCGCGTGGGCTACCGCTTCGTCCTGCCGGGCGAGGACGAGCGCCCGCGCGCGGGTGGCAAGGAATCCGCGCCCCTGACCACGGACACCACCACCGCCTGAGCCCCCGGGGAGGCCGGCGGGCGCGGGGGGAGCACCTGAGCCCCGGGGGTCCCGGTGGCCGGCGCCCGAGCGCGGGTGTTTGCCGGCGACCGGCCGGGGGAGAATGGAAGAGGGCCGGTGGCCCCGAGCCGACCGTCGTGACGGGAGGGGCTGGGTGATGGACGAGGAGCAGGTGCAGGGGACGGCGATGGCGCAGACGCCCACGGAGACCCTGGCAGACCGGGGGCAGCGCGTGGTCCACACAGGCAAGGGGATGGCCGCCGGGGTAGCCGGAAAGGTGAGCGAGGCGGTCCGGCAGGTGCGCGCCGACCCGACGCTGCAGCAGCCCTCCACGCGGAAGGCGGCGCTGCGGCTGCTCGCCTACCTGGCCGGGATCGTGATCGTGGTGAACGCGCTCCTGATGCGGCGGCGCCGCTGGCGCTGAGCTCGGGGGCCGCCCCGCACCGGCACTGAGCGGCGGGCCGGTCCGGACCAACACCGACCTCCTGCTGGCACTGGCCCGGTGGGCGCACGCTCGACCTCCCCCCGGAAGACCTGCGCGTCACGGAGCTCCTCGCCGTCGGCGCCCACGCCGCGCTGCGGCGGCCGGGCGTCGACCAGACGCCGCGCCTCCTCGCCGGGGTGACCCACCCGCTCGTCCACGTCCTGGCCCACCCCCGGGGCCGGGTGGCCGGCCGGCGCCCCGGCATCGAGGCCCGCTGGACGGACGTGTTCGCGGCCGCGGCCGAGCACGGGACGGCGGTGGAGGTGAACGCCTACCCCGACCGGCAGGACCTCGACGCCACGCTCATTCCCGAGGCCGCCCGGGCCGGGTGCCTGTTCGCCGTGGGCAGCGACGCCCACGCCCCGCACCACCTCGCCTGGGTGGACATCGCCGTCGCCCACCTGGTACGGGCGGGCGTCCCGCCCGCACGGGTGCTCAACACCTGGGACCTCCCGGCGCTCGTGGGGTGGCTGCGGCGGAAGCGCTGACGGGTGCCGGTCCTGGCCCTACCCCTGCCGTCGGCGCAGGACGGGACCGGAACGGGGGGCGGCCGGGGTCCCGCGACCAGCCGGAGGGCCGGCCTCAGGAGACGCGGGCGAGAGGGGCGCCGCAGCGGGTGGTGCGGAGAGCAGCTGGCGCAACGCATTGCCGCACCCCCAGGCCAGGGCTTCGCCCAGCTGCGCGCGTGTGACGGGATCGGCCAGGAGGCGGCGGTCCTCGGGGTTGGTGAGGAAGAAGCACTCCACCAGGCAGGCCGGGCGCGCCTGGCGCAGGACGGCGAAACGGGCGGTGCGCACGCCGCGGTTCGGGCGGTCCGGCCACCGCCGCTCGAACTGGAGGAGGAGCGCGGCCGCCAGCACGTGCGCGCCGGCCGGCGCCTGCGGCCGGACGTACACCTCGTAGCCGGCCGCACGGGGCGTCGGCGCGGCGTTCACGTGGATCGAGAGGAAGAGGTCCGCTCCTGCCGCCTCCGCGGCGGCCACGCGGTCCCGCAGCGCCACCGTCCGGTCCCCCTCGCGGGTGAGGACGACGCGGTGACGCCCCCGCAGCAGCGCTGCCGCCCGGCGGGCCAGGTCGAGGGTGACCTCCGCCTCGACGAGCCCGTCGGCCCGCGCGCCCGGATCGCGGCCGCCGTGGCCCGGGTCCAGGCAGATGGTGGACGGTGCGGGTGGCGCCTCCGGGCGCGGCGCTGACACGCCGGAGGCGCCTCAGAACACCACGGGCATGGCCCGGTGGCCCCGGATGACGAACCCGCCGGCGTACTCGACCGGCTCGCGGGCGATGCGGATGCGCGGCAGGCGCCGCAGCAGCGTCATGAAGGCGGTCTGCAGCTCCACGCGGGCGAGCGGCGCGCCGATGCAGTAGTGGATCCCCAGGCCGAAGGTCAGGTGCGGGTTGTCCCGCCGGCGCAGGTCGAGCCGGTCCGGGTCGTGGAAGCGGCGCGGGTCGCGGTTGCCCGCGGCGTAGAGGAGGCCCACCTCCGTGCCGGGCGGCAGCGTCACGCCGCCCACCTCGACCGGCTCCAGCACCCAGCGCTCGAACATGGGCAGCGGGGTGTCGAAGCGCAGCAGCTCCTCCACCGCGGTCTTGAAGAACTCCAGGTCCCCGGCCCGCGCCGCCGCGCGCGCCAGGGCCAGCTGGTCGGGGTGGGTGTGCAGCGCGAGCATCCCCAGCGTGGTGCCGTTCACCGTGGCCTCGTGCCCGGCATTGAGGAGGAGGATGGAGTTGGCCACCAGCTCCTCCTCGGTGAGGCCTTCCCCCTGCTCCTCCACCCGGACGAGCGCGGAGAGCAGGTCGTCACGCGGGGC
This genomic stretch from Armatimonadota bacterium harbors:
- a CDS encoding macro domain-containing protein — encoded protein: MEVLRHTTRIRVEPADLTTLAVDAIVNAANATLRMGGGVAGAIRRAGGPEIEQEAVARGPIRPGEAVLTGAGRLPARHVIHAATMGPDLRTDLETVQRATRAALELAEAHGLRSIAFPALGTGVGGLPFDQVAQAMLEVIAAHVDRGTALREIILAVRGREAEEAFTLAARRFATPV
- a CDS encoding HEAT repeat domain-containing protein; translated protein: MATSAPSDELQRYIRQLKSQDVTLRSDAAHHLGRLQDPAGVPALAEALQDADEYVRKSAVAALRRIGGPEAMAALRTALTDRSEQVVLQAVNGLRDMRDKGAVEGLIRVLTRRERSLVNAATEALARIGPDAVKPLMTAFEDKALRRRIGTQVWKILVEMGPRAVEPLLEVLGQENQFVRLTAISVLGRVGDRRVVEPLVDLFLRDPSMQDAVVTTLSRLEERGVIEHPDPHHGDREIFLPRAVVDAFVGRPREELVEQLRTALENPSPKVRRFALKALFTLFGEGALDQLITSLDDEDLDVKRLAVKILGRMRDKRVIEPLVQLLLKDGEQIADAVWNTLKVLTDLREYEALRARVAKERAGGAPPVRKFRRERDVSPDWWREQD
- the hpt gene encoding hypoxanthine phosphoribosyltransferase, with protein sequence MAARPAPDRAPSALIPLPPEQAVREVLLTEAQIQQRVRELGQEISRDYAGLAPILVTVLKGGLYFLADLSRALTIPVALDFMAITSYAARPASGVVRLIKDLDEEITGRHVILVEDIIDTGLTAAYLLRTLSARDPASLHICTLLERTAHRIVDTLPIRYRGFTIPDVFVVGYGLDFRQWYRTLPYIGVLNEALLQP
- a CDS encoding ATP-binding protein, yielding MDERRPPPRPQPRAPQGGEAVLRAILDAVPAAICLVEAPSWRVGFVNAAMRRLLGEAIQVGMTYVELTGLFDQITPGGAPARFEDRPLYRTLVQGEPVAGVEVFVDLAGERVPLLMSTTPIRAERGEPVAAVVTLEDLRPLRVVDRAKEEFLMLVSHELRTPLTLILGQATSLLMEDVEWAPEQRRAFLEDIRRHAERLSAMVGELLDLTAISAGRFRVEPEWVDLAPLLRAVVRAHSPRLAGRPVTVRVPRRLPPVLADPRRIEQVVANLLENVARHTPAGTGVEVAAAVRDGRLVVTVADDGPGIPAELLDAVFEPFRQGPGRRGGAGLGLAVARAIVREHGGTIAARPRDGGGTVVEVSLPLPPPESAPPPRPRRLRAGGAPR
- a CDS encoding response regulator transcription factor, producing MQRETILVVDDDPGILAFIKTNLQARGYRILTATSGPEALSAAALDDPDLVILDLLMPDVDGMEVTRALRERSTVPIIVLSALQQDVTKVRALELGADDYMTKPFSVEELLARVHAVLRRARGRPQPPRAVVRAGDLEIDFPRSLVRVRGQPIHLTPTERRLLEEFASHPGKILSHATLLTRVWGQEYQNEAQYLRVYIRRLRRKIERDPDRPQVIVTEPRVGYRFVLPGEDERPRAGGKESAPLTTDTTTA
- a CDS encoding N-acetylmuramoyl-L-alanine amidase, with amino-acid sequence MSAPRPEAPPAPSTICLDPGHGGRDPGARADGLVEAEVTLDLARRAAALLRGRHRVVLTREGDRTVALRDRVAAAEAAGADLFLSIHVNAAPTPRAAGYEVYVRPQAPAGAHVLAAALLLQFERRWPDRPNRGVRTARFAVLRQARPACLVECFFLTNPEDRRLLADPVTRAQLGEALAWGCGNALRQLLSAPPAAAPLSPASPEAGPPAGRGTPAAPRSGPVLRRRQG